The genomic interval cccctttttttttttaacggtAGAAAATCTGATGAGGCCCATATGATCAGGCTATGCGCATGTTTTTTTCAATGTGGTGTGGGGTCCAAAATCCAATTCCTCTCATGCTGTACCTTGTTAATTACTAGAGTATCCTGTCTCCTAGAAGTTGTGGGGTTTGCCATGAGACCTCATTTTGAGCCGCAGTCCACAAGTTGACCGGTGTATCTCTGGTTCTgggtattaaaaaaaaaaagtattctGAACTATTCGATCTTCAAATAAAATACTTCtaactttgttttctttcatatGGGTTATGTCACTCACTCATTACTCATTAGTGATGGTCGGAGTCtggatataattttttttaatcattttcTGGTTGAAACTTATGTTGTAGTTTTCGTCATTTACAGTTCTACATATAGAGATCAAGTATTATCTGTGTTGTAGTTTTTGTTTCAATGTTGTAGGCCTTTTGATATAGTTGCCATTATTTTCATCAAGCCCAATTATCACATAAAAGAAACATCAATTTTGGTGCATCTTCTGTTGTTTACATTGGCTGGTATCCTTATAATACCAAGTGAAACTCAAATCTTTGTTTGGAGttcatgttttatttgttttgtttgcaCGTTGGAGAATTTGACACTTAATATTCTGTCTTGCAGCACAGCGCAAATGTCAAAATTTTACACATTAATCTGGAATGAAATGGCTTCGTCAAAGCTGAGAATTGTCGAGGAGTTCCGTTCTAAACCTTCTATTTTTGTTCCGTATGCATCTAGCTCAAGACACGCGGATGTGGTGTCTGGTGCATTTTTGTCTCCTGAGGAAGTATATTGGCATGAATCCACTTCTTTTATGGACCAAATCAAGCATATACATCCTCAATGCAGCTCAACAGGACTTACTCATGGCCCCTTGATTAAGATACTCTGCAACTTTTATCCTGGCCTTCATGACTTCTTTGTCAATGTATGTGGAGTACCTGAGACCCCTCCTCTCCGTAGCTACCTTCAGATTTTGCTGCATCTATCAAAGGTTGCTCTGCCCTCGCAAGCAGCTAATGCCGTAAGTAATCAAATTTAGGAGAGTATTAAAGCTACTGTTAGTTGCAGAATAACCGATATGTTCCTTATCTCAGGTTTTCCAAGTCTTTCTAATGTGGACTGATGGGCTGAAATCAGGATTGAGCCCTGAGGATATTGTTTCCATTAGAGATTCTCTAAAGAAGATGGAATGCATGGTGCTTCCTACTGTACATGATAAGTGggtttctttacatccatcATTTGGTCTTGTGTGCTGGTGTGATGATAAGAAATTAAGTAAGCAGTTTAAGCATTTGGATGGTCTTGATTTCTTAAACTTTGGTCAATTGACCAAGGACAATGAAGAGATTCTCTGTACGAAAATGCcaaacctcatgcaaactttAGGGATTCCTGCTCTTTCGCAGGTAAGAAATGTGCTATGCCGAAGTGAGAGTTTCATGCATGTCTGTGGTGTGAGTgaattatgaaaaataatttaaaaaacagTTGAACTTTAATGAATCTCAATAATCTTTGATTTTCTATCATTGATATGACATACTGCCATTGTATAACATATGATCCTGTAATCTAGTTGAAATATCCTTCAGCACTTAAATCACCCTTTTTCTTTGTGCATGTATATGCAGGTTGTGACTCGTGAGGCAATATATTATGGTCTGCAAGACAGTAGCTATGAAGCTTCATTGGTTAACTCAGCTCTTCCATATGCACAGCGCTACTTGCATAGTTTACACCCAGATAAATATTCTCTACTCAAGCAGTCTGGATTTGATATCCTAAATTGTTTGCAAGTAATAGTTGTTGAAGAGTTGTACTATCGAAATGTCATAGAAGTTGCTGGAAGTGAATCCAAGAAGCGGGTTGCATGTACTTGTCTTCTTAAGGTATGTTCAATGTCTATTATGCACCGTCATCTGTATATATTACTGCTTTTAGTGTACGATAAATGACTGAAAGGTTTATTGAAATCAATATGTTAATACAACCTGCTGCTAGGGTGCAAGAGGTAGCACTTTATGATATCATGTCAGTTAGAAATAATGCATCAGTCGAAAATTGTttaaaaagaacaagaaacgGTAAAATGATATGTATGCTCCATATGTCCAGAATCTTTCCTTTTAATCATATCTATCGAGAGTGGTTTCCAACTGAATATGGTATATATAGATTTTTCTCaatactttttttctttccatttttatACAGGGTAGCATGTTGTatacaactcgagaatcagaTTCTCACACATTATTTTTGGAGCTTTCTCGTTTGTTTTTTAATGGAAATCCTGAACTGCACTTGGcaaattttcttcatatcATTTCAACCATGGAAAAATCGGGTTCGAATGAGGAGCAGATAGAATTATTTATCCTCAACAGCCAAAAGGTGCCGAAGCTTCCTGATGGGGAATGTGTGTGGTCCCTTTCTTCTTTGCACTCATTGACTGAGGATGATAAATCGCTCCAGACAAGTAACACTTCAACGGAAGTAAATGAGCCAACCAGTTGGAAACCCAAAAGAAAAGCAGAAAACTGGCCTCCTGTTGATTGGAAAACTGCACCGGGGTTTGCTTATGCGCGTGCACATGGTTTTAAGACACATCCACCAGTTTTACATCCCTATGGCGCCTTAGAAAATTTGATGGATGGTGATTCTGTAGGAATTGTTGGGCAAGACAATTTGGCTTCTGTTTCTGTGGATACTAGTTGGACATTGGAAGATTATTCCGCAACTGCGTCATTAGCTTTGCCAGAGACTAATGACTTGCTAGAACATTGCAGCGAGCAGTTCAATGACACCAATTTTGCAACACACATTGAATTTGATCCCATAAATCTAGGTCTTGTTTCTGACCTTCCAGAGTTTGGCTCATCCAGTGTTAGCAAGAGAGAACAGCTTAGATATGGCACACCCAACGCCACGCAAGCAATTATGACCGGGAGACTTGGAGAGCATGTTGcttttaaatattttgttgAGAAAGCGGGCGAGTCAGCAATTAAGTGGGTTAATGAGCACAAAGAAACAGGGCTACCGTATGACATCGTGCTGGGGGAGAAAAACAAGAAGTATATCGAAGTGAAAGCTACGAAATCTGCAAGAAAAGACTGGTTTGAAATATCAATGAAGGAGTTGCAATTTGCAATTGAGAAAGGTGAAGCTTTCAGCATAGCTCATGTCATCCTACTAGACAATAATGTTGCGAAGGTGAGAGTGTACAACAATCTGGCAAAGTTATGCCAGCTTCGCCAATTGAAGTTAGCTGTATTGATTCCTGTGCAGCAGAAGGAATTCACCATTGTGTCTCAAAGTCAAAATTGACTTGTGATAAACTGTGGTGTTTAGGTAACATGTATTAGGAGATCAACAGTAGCGGAAAATCATTTTACAGTTCATTAAATTGTAGTAGATTCCAGTTCTAAGAATTTTGCGTGTTACCTTCTGCAAGCTTTTTCTGTCTTCTCCTTTCTGAACAATAGAACTGGAACCTCAGTATAGCATGATCATGTCTAGTTCCAAGTATAGCAAGTCCTTATTACACTGAACAATAGAACTGGAACCTCAGTATCAATATAAACACATGATCACTACTATTCGTCTATTCCAGACCCAACTTCCACAACAATGCTAAGAACCAAAGACCAGAATACTGTACTAGCAAATCTTCTATGCATCTCTAAATTAATCCGAAGAGTATTTATGTCAGCTTGTCTTCTCTGTAGCTCCAAGCTCTGCCTGATCATACACATAAGTGCAtattttctataaaaaaaacatgtgcCTCTTACCATGCATTAAACTGCTGAGCTTTAAACGGCTTAAGCTCATTCCTTAGTTGAGGATATAAAGCTACAGTAGAGATATTATCCTGTGACGGATAAACAGCTTGAATAGGTTCAATATTCGGCTCCTCAGGTACAACCACCATCTCATCAATCTCTGATTCTAGAGTTACTGATTTGTCATtagtttcaatttctttacATAGTTGATGATGTACGTCCTTAAGTTTTGGAGGAGAAATTTCAGATTAATCATGTTTTACACTTTGAAGCAACTGTATAATGTTGCAGGCAATAATACATAGGTCGATTTGGTGAAAGCGAACACTCTCCAAACAACAACCTCTCTAGTCTCTACAATACTAATAGGTAAACTCAAAATGTGTAGTATAACCTAAACAAATGTAATGAGCAAAATTCCTCGATCATTAGCTAATAAGACCGACCGCGCATGATGTGGATAGAGCTGTGTGTGCCCGTCCTATCTGTTTGCACTgtgattaaaaagaaaattgagaaAGAGTAGAAACTCTATTCTATTGGTGGGTTCCTTGTCGCGGGCCCCGGGTGAATAGATCGTGAATTGACCAGAACGCTCTTCCGGTAGCTCAAAAACTGCTCCCACATTCCAAACCATCTCACTTTCTCATACCCAGTTACCCCAAACCCTACACACAATTCCGACTGAGATTTTGGCTTCTCCGGTAACGCATGGCTTCTTCGAAgctcatctcctcctcctcctcgtccAGGTCCCGCAACTCCGATCTCTCCCGTCGCCCCAAACCCAAACCCTtccatccttcttcttcttcctccgccGCCAATCAATCCCTAAACGACACTTGTACCGGTTACATTAACACGGCCAGTCCCGCGCCGATGACCGTCGACGGCCTCTTCCGCGACGTCTACAACAGCACTCTTCCCCCGGCCGACGCCCAGATGGACACCGCCGGCATGCAAATCCAGTCCTCCTCCGCGCCGAGGCCGAAGACGGTGGACGAGGTCTGGGAGGAAATCGTGTCCGGCGGGAGCCGGAGGGAGTGTAAAGAAGAGGTTGCTGACGAAATGATGACTCTCGAGGACTTCCTGGCCCGGGCCGGCGCGGTGGAGGAGGACGATGTTAATGATTTTCCGCCGGAGGCTCAGGGACTGAGCGGAGGGATGTTTGGGTTCGATCAGATGGGGCTGAGCCCGTATCCGTCGATCGACAAGGTTGAGGGGTCCATGGCTGGCTTTGGCAATGCTGCTGCTGATGTTGAGGTGGCGGCgagtggaggaggaggaggaggaagggtGAGAGGGAAGAGATGCAGGGCTGTTTTGGAGCCGCTGGATAAGGCTGCACAGCAGAGGCAGAGGAGGATGATCAAGAACCGAGAGTCGGCGGCGAGGTCCAGAGAGAGGAAGcaggtgtgtgtgtgtgtgtgtgtgtggaacAAATGGATGCTTCATTGGTCAATTtgtgattttgaattttgaatatttgtgTGGActgattttgtgatttttgtagGCTTACCAAGTTGAATTGGAGTTGTTGGTGGTTCGATTAGAGGAGGAGAATGAGCAGCTTTTGAAAGAGGAGGTATTGCATAATGAACTTTACGCTCTTTAATCTCTTCCACATGGATGATTATTTTGGATTCAACAGCATGATGAGTAATGTTTAGTCTCAGTTGGTAGAATTAGAGTAGTTTTAATGCCAAATTATGATGTTTGCATTACCAACTGGTCTGGGAGGGTGGGAATTGGCCAAGGATTTAGGATATAGGTCAGACTTTCCGAGGTTTGATCCCCCTCTTTACTACAAAAAATTGTCCACTAATATTTTTATCGTTTGTCTCCTTTTCTAAGATGCCAGTTCTTTTCCACTTCAAAATAGTTTACTGGAATATGGGTTGGATACATGAATTTTCTTGCAAGTGTTGCTTGGATTTAGGTATTCCAAACAATGTTGATAGATCTGAGTTGCTCCCCCTCTCTGTCTTTTTAAtgctagatttttttttccgaatCCTGTTATATCAACCTCAGACAACAATGGGTCAGTCACTACTGTGAGCTGTAGCAGTAGGACCATATAATATAATTGTATGAAGGACTAGTGAAGTGTCTCACCCTGAATGAATTTGGATGCAATAGAGAAATGGTGATGAAAGGCAACAGGGAGGTTCTACTTGAACCAAAAATCGTAGCCTGCCTCATTTCAATCCATTGCGTACTTACATTTGGTCAGTTTGGCTGCATAAGGACAAAGCCCTAACATGGTCATGGTTAATTTCTAAATCTTCAGCGAACTCTGGCAGTAAATTTCTTCCCATGTTATCAAGAGTGGTGTGGAGCAAAATCAAGTCAGCTCACTCGTTGTCTTATATTCTTTTATAACTATCAGACTATCACACATCTCGACATAACcatctgattttttttgttttgtttaccTATGGTCAATTTAGCACACTCCCCTCAATTGCTATTTCTGTGACTGCCATCGTTAAAGTGAATGATGCAGCACATCACTAAGATCAGCTGGGCATACTTTTCAGGGTTTGTAATTTTAA from Argentina anserina chromosome 2, drPotAnse1.1, whole genome shotgun sequence carries:
- the LOC126784787 gene encoding G-box-binding factor 4-like isoform X1; protein product: MASSKLISSSSSSRSRNSDLSRRPKPKPFHPSSSSSAANQSLNDTCTGYINTASPAPMTVDGLFRDVYNSTLPPADAQMDTAGMQIQSSSAPRPKTVDEVWEEIVSGGSRRECKEEVADEMMTLEDFLARAGAVEEDDVNDFPPEAQGLSGGMFGFDQMGLSPYPSIDKVEGSMAGFGNAAADVEVAASGGGGGGRVRGKRCRAVLEPLDKAAQQRQRRMIKNRESAARSRERKQAYQVELELLVVRLEEENEQLLKEERTLAVNFFPCYQEWCGAKSSQLTRCLIFFYNYQTITHLDITI
- the LOC126784787 gene encoding G-box-binding factor 4-like isoform X2, with product MASSKLISSSSSSRSRNSDLSRRPKPKPFHPSSSSSAANQSLNDTCTGYINTASPAPMTVDGLFRDVYNSTLPPADAQMDTAGMQIQSSSAPRPKTVDEVWEEIVSGGSRRECKEEVADEMMTLEDFLARAGAVEEDDVNDFPPEAQGLSGGMFGFDQMGLSPYPSIDKVEGSMAGFGNAAADVEVAASGGGGGGRVRGKRCRAVLEPLDKAAQQRQRRMIKNRESAARSRERKQAYQVELELLVVRLEEENEQLLKEEAERTEERLKQLMENVIPVVEKRRPSRVLRRVRSLQW